One part of the Cyclobacteriaceae bacterium genome encodes these proteins:
- a CDS encoding caspase family protein: MALRLNLIHAFTFVLLSSTAQVTQVETVIQKGHDQSVLCLALHPDSTILATGSRDKSIKLWNLNNTREIRNLLGHTASVRSIAFSPDGKTLASCANDETFRLWNIQTGETLYRSEPMGDLLTSVAFLADGKHLLIGGYPWEAFVFSIPEKKIIKKIKVGPNKGTGSGVQFAVSGNGEWFSIAEDNHTAQVFDAKSFELKYTLKREDGYCGGCPSYSVFSPDSKFLYLASHRGALKKYDLSTGQLQKSLALEVDDIQGLAINPDGTLLLITHEREASLYNAATGALIRTFATEEKAKFNRGLFSLQNDRVIFVKENNLAEARTLTDTPHSVFTGILNERDKGGVTYDPNFYWESHIARYIRIKNELKIAPDGKSLIRGKFGTKLKQWDMASGQQVHEFVGHDKAPYCFDFSGDGKLMVSSGADGKVVLWDLVSGDSLRSWKAHREPVFDIRFSYDGKKILTSSWDATIKIFDANTGKQLQYIDLQNNSGFVAAWHQNNLYFFVARLNKTLEMWEPDTKSVVRSFVGHTDGISSIQQSKDGQRLLSASWDGTVRLWDISTGLSIMKLSNHEGNVHTTIFSNHEQWIFSAGADRVINVWNAVNGNLLYQLSGHQADVTSLAISKDDKTLISHSLDGITKFWDLENKKEFYEHIHLAERDWMVKTRDGYFSITANARDKIHFVSGLTTFDVEQFFETFFRPDLLPSLYKSRGAGTPQKTLQGKLQSSPPPDVRVAVLPTADGKRAEVFVRITERGGGIDEIKLLHNGKSIALSKPPERKKYKKDEQVIVKEEIVLVGGENTFSASAFNLDRVESATHSMSLVAEVPMKPGICHLFVVGINKYKNSKLELNYARPDAESFKKVLMENTKGIFKSLEVHALYDEEASKVNILQTLDKLAAQVKPEDVFIFYYAGHGSMADNRFFFIPSESIRLYDIKSLEKEAIPASMLQEKFRNIAALKQMIIMDACQSGGSVELLATRGAAEEKAIAQLSRSAGIHVLASAGSEQFATEFAELGHGLFTYVLIKALQGAADGAPLDGKVTIYELKSYLDDQVPEMTRQLKGKPQYPFTFSRGQDFPVILKED; the protein is encoded by the coding sequence ATGGCGTTACGATTAAACCTCATCCATGCATTTACTTTTGTTTTGCTTAGCTCAACAGCACAGGTAACACAAGTTGAAACGGTTATTCAAAAGGGTCATGACCAATCGGTGCTGTGCCTGGCGCTGCATCCCGATAGCACGATTCTGGCTACTGGCAGCCGTGATAAATCCATTAAACTCTGGAACCTGAACAATACCCGCGAAATCAGAAACCTGCTTGGGCATACGGCTTCTGTGCGCAGCATTGCCTTTAGCCCAGACGGAAAAACCCTTGCCAGTTGCGCCAATGATGAAACCTTTCGGTTATGGAATATCCAAACCGGAGAAACACTGTACCGATCTGAACCGATGGGTGATCTGCTTACATCAGTCGCTTTTCTAGCAGATGGTAAACATTTGCTGATCGGAGGCTATCCGTGGGAAGCGTTTGTGTTCAGCATTCCTGAAAAGAAAATTATAAAGAAGATTAAAGTTGGTCCGAATAAGGGAACAGGTTCAGGCGTGCAGTTTGCCGTAAGTGGTAATGGTGAATGGTTTTCCATTGCTGAGGACAACCACACCGCACAGGTTTTTGATGCTAAAAGCTTTGAATTAAAATACACCCTGAAGCGCGAAGATGGCTACTGCGGAGGCTGCCCTTCGTATAGTGTTTTTAGTCCCGACAGTAAATTTCTGTATCTCGCCTCGCATCGCGGTGCGCTAAAGAAATACGATCTTTCAACGGGTCAGTTACAAAAGTCACTTGCTCTCGAGGTGGATGACATTCAGGGTCTGGCCATTAACCCGGATGGAACCCTGCTGTTGATTACGCATGAAAGAGAAGCCTCCTTATATAATGCTGCCACAGGTGCATTAATCAGGACTTTCGCTACAGAAGAAAAAGCTAAGTTCAACCGGGGCTTGTTCAGCCTTCAAAACGACCGTGTAATTTTTGTGAAGGAAAATAACCTTGCCGAAGCGCGAACATTAACGGATACACCACACAGTGTTTTCACCGGTATACTCAATGAACGCGACAAGGGTGGCGTAACGTACGATCCAAACTTTTACTGGGAGTCGCACATTGCGCGATACATCCGCATAAAAAATGAATTGAAGATTGCGCCTGATGGCAAGTCGCTTATTCGTGGGAAGTTTGGCACTAAACTAAAGCAGTGGGATATGGCCAGTGGCCAGCAGGTGCATGAATTTGTCGGCCATGACAAAGCGCCTTACTGTTTCGACTTCAGTGGAGATGGAAAATTAATGGTAAGTAGTGGTGCCGATGGAAAAGTTGTACTGTGGGATTTGGTCAGTGGTGATTCGTTGAGAAGCTGGAAAGCTCATCGCGAACCGGTATTTGATATTCGCTTTAGTTATGATGGAAAAAAAATCCTTACCTCCAGTTGGGATGCCACCATAAAGATCTTTGATGCAAACACCGGTAAGCAGTTGCAGTACATTGATCTGCAGAACAACTCGGGATTTGTGGCCGCCTGGCATCAAAACAACCTTTACTTTTTTGTGGCGCGACTTAACAAAACATTGGAGATGTGGGAGCCCGATACAAAATCTGTGGTGCGATCATTTGTTGGCCATACCGATGGCATTTCATCCATACAGCAAAGCAAGGATGGCCAACGGTTGCTCAGCGCCAGTTGGGATGGCACCGTGCGCCTGTGGGATATTTCCACCGGACTGAGCATCATGAAACTTTCCAACCATGAGGGCAACGTGCACACCACCATCTTTAGTAACCATGAACAATGGATTTTCAGCGCGGGGGCTGATCGTGTAATCAATGTATGGAATGCCGTGAACGGTAATTTACTCTACCAACTCAGCGGGCACCAGGCCGATGTTACCAGCCTGGCCATCAGCAAAGATGATAAAACACTTATCAGTCATAGCCTCGATGGCATCACCAAATTCTGGGACCTGGAGAACAAAAAAGAATTTTATGAACACATTCACCTGGCCGAACGCGACTGGATGGTGAAAACCCGTGACGGTTATTTTTCCATCACGGCAAATGCACGCGACAAAATTCATTTTGTAAGTGGCCTTACCACATTTGATGTGGAACAATTTTTTGAAACGTTCTTTCGTCCCGACCTGCTGCCGAGTTTATATAAAAGTCGTGGAGCGGGTACTCCACAGAAAACCTTGCAAGGAAAATTACAAAGCTCTCCACCACCCGATGTGCGTGTAGCGGTACTGCCCACTGCTGACGGAAAACGCGCAGAAGTGTTTGTGCGCATAACCGAAAGGGGCGGAGGCATTGATGAAATAAAGTTGTTGCATAACGGCAAGAGCATCGCGTTAAGCAAACCACCGGAACGTAAAAAGTATAAGAAGGATGAACAGGTTATTGTGAAGGAAGAAATTGTTCTCGTGGGTGGTGAAAACACATTCAGCGCTTCGGCTTTTAATCTTGACCGGGTGGAGTCGGCAACGCATAGCATGTCGCTGGTGGCCGAGGTGCCCATGAAGCCCGGAATATGCCATCTGTTTGTAGTGGGCATAAACAAATACAAAAACAGCAAGCTTGAATTGAACTACGCACGGCCCGATGCTGAATCGTTTAAGAAAGTGCTGATGGAAAACACAAAGGGCATTTTCAAATCTTTGGAAGTACATGCGCTGTATGATGAAGAAGCCAGCAAGGTAAATATTTTACAAACCCTTGATAAACTGGCGGCACAGGTAAAACCCGAAGATGTATTTATCTTTTATTATGCCGGCCACGGCAGCATGGCCGACAATCGTTTCTTTTTTATTCCATCTGAGAGTATTCGACTCTATGATATAAAATCGTTGGAGAAAGAAGCTATACCAGCTTCGATGTTACAGGAGAAATTCCGGAACATTGCTGCGCTGAAGCAGATGATTATTATGGATGCGTGTCAGTCGGGTGGGTCGGTGGAATTACTGGCCACCCGTGGTGCTGCAGAAGAAAAAGCCATTGCCCAATTATCGCGCAGTGCGGGCATTCATGTGCTGGCATCGGCCGGCAGTGAACAGTTTGCCACTGAGTTTGCTGAATTAGGCCATGGACTCTTTACCTATGTGTTGATCAAAGCCCTGCAAGGTGCTGCCGATGGTGCACCGCTGGACGGCAAGGTTACCATCTACGAATTGAAATCCTACCTCGATGACCAGGTGCCGGAGATGACACGACAACTGAAAGGCAAACCGCAATATCCGTTTACATTTTCACGCGGCCAGGATTTTCCGGTGATTTTGAAAGAGGATTAA
- a CDS encoding DUF2214 family protein — MTTELLLRYIHFISIFTIAATLVAEHLLLKKELSRNEIGRLARIDGVYGIAALVLLGAGLTLWLGGFGKPVEFYSKNWIFHLKLSLFVCIGLLSIYPTIFFLKNRKGNPEEVVAIPNKIFWMLRLELLLLFTIPLLAGLMAKSVGYFGD; from the coding sequence ATGACCACCGAACTGCTACTCCGTTACATTCATTTCATCAGCATTTTTACCATTGCCGCCACACTGGTAGCGGAACATCTGCTCTTAAAAAAAGAGCTTAGCCGAAATGAAATTGGCAGATTGGCACGCATTGATGGTGTGTATGGTATTGCTGCATTGGTTTTGCTAGGCGCAGGATTAACCTTATGGCTGGGTGGTTTTGGTAAGCCCGTTGAGTTCTATAGCAAGAATTGGATTTTCCATTTGAAGTTGTCGTTGTTTGTTTGCATCGGATTGCTCTCCATTTACCCTACCATTTTCTTTTTGAAAAACCGAAAAGGCAATCCGGAGGAAGTGGTTGCTATTCCCAACAAAATTTTCTGGATGCTGCGCCTTGAGCTTCTACTGTTGTTCACTATTCCTCTACTGGCCGGGTTGATGGCGAAAAGTGTAGGGTATTTTGGGGATTAA
- a CDS encoding GNAT family N-acetyltransferase, with protein sequence MIVRKIRPEDNVQVANIIRTVMPEFGASGQGFAIHDKEVDNMYTTYTQPRCAYFVCEENGKLVGGGGVAPLEGGDADTCELKKMYFLPEGRGKGWGQHVLVECLKAATEIGFTFCYLETFNTMKGAMKLYEKNGFEKIPKPCGNTGHFACDTFYKKKLQHA encoded by the coding sequence ATGATAGTCCGCAAAATTCGCCCGGAAGACAATGTACAGGTAGCCAACATTATCCGCACCGTTATGCCCGAGTTTGGTGCCAGCGGCCAGGGGTTTGCGATACACGATAAAGAAGTGGACAATATGTATACAACCTACACCCAACCCCGGTGTGCATACTTTGTATGTGAAGAGAACGGAAAACTGGTAGGGGGTGGTGGTGTAGCACCGCTTGAAGGAGGCGATGCCGATACCTGCGAATTGAAGAAAATGTATTTTCTACCGGAAGGCAGGGGTAAGGGCTGGGGACAACATGTGCTGGTAGAATGTTTGAAAGCAGCCACTGAAATTGGATTCACTTTCTGCTACCTGGAAACGTTCAATACGATGAAGGGTGCTATGAAGCTGTATGAGAAAAATGGTTTTGAAAAAATTCCAAAGCCCTGTGGAAATACCGGGCACTTTGCTTGTGATACGTTTTATAAGAAGAAACTTCAACACGCATGA
- a CDS encoding S9 family peptidase, producing the protein MRTLTGFLFLLFSISATAQLTELTVEKIMRDPKWIGTAPSNIRWSHDSKTIYFNWNPENAPGDSLYKITLQNRAPQKVSKAERLSLPASGPYNKAFTKMVYENNGDIFLLDIPSNKTTQITNTTGRESNPSFSGDEKKIIYTYDQNLYAWEIGTGNFTQLTDFKRGKKPAPPVETEQQKWLKQDQLAYIQILKERKDNREATRNHQKTELPKRPKEIYLDDKMVGQARLSPDGNYVTFALTKNANAKNTIVPNYVTESGFTEDLNTRTKVGAPQNTQEFFVYDIKRDTVLQVKTEEVPGINDVPAYLIDAKKEEGKDKKPQARAVSFFGPVYSDDGKHAVVQLRAADNKDRWIMLLNVATQKLSLIDRQHDDAWVGGPGSFTFGWITNNELYFASEESGYAHLYTYTISTKNKKALTSGKYEVQQVTLSRDKKNFYLITNEVHPGEKHFYKLPVTGGKAERLTTTTGANEVTLSPDEKMLAIRYSYSNKPWELFLQENKTNAKPQQITNSLTNEFKSYAWRDPVLTTFKARDGADVYTRLYKPEKPNGAAVIFVHGAGYLQNAHKWWSSYFREYMFHNLLVDKGYTVIDLDYRASAGYGRDWRTGIYQFMGGKDLTDHVDGAAWLVKEHGIDAKRIGIYGGSYGGFITLMGMFTTPDVFAAGAALRPVTDWAHYNHPYTSNILNLPYSDSVAYAKSSPIYHAEGLKGALLMCHGMIDVNVHFQDVVRLSQRLIELGKDNWELAVYPLEDHGFVEPSSWTDEYKRILKLFEDNLR; encoded by the coding sequence ATGCGTACGCTTACCGGTTTTCTTTTTCTGTTATTCTCAATCTCGGCAACTGCCCAGCTCACCGAGCTGACGGTAGAAAAAATTATGCGCGACCCGAAATGGATCGGCACCGCCCCTTCCAACATACGCTGGTCGCACGACAGTAAAACGATTTATTTTAACTGGAATCCTGAAAATGCTCCGGGCGATTCGCTCTACAAGATCACCCTTCAAAACCGCGCCCCCCAAAAGGTCTCTAAAGCCGAGCGATTAAGTCTTCCTGCTTCTGGTCCATACAATAAAGCATTCACTAAAATGGTGTATGAAAATAATGGTGACATTTTTCTTCTGGATATCCCCTCCAACAAAACAACCCAGATAACAAACACCACCGGCCGGGAAAGCAACCCCTCCTTTTCGGGGGATGAGAAAAAGATCATCTACACATACGATCAAAATCTCTACGCGTGGGAGATTGGTACAGGAAACTTCACACAGCTCACCGACTTTAAACGTGGAAAAAAACCAGCACCACCTGTAGAAACCGAACAGCAAAAGTGGCTAAAGCAGGATCAGCTCGCCTACATCCAGATTCTAAAGGAAAGAAAAGATAACCGCGAAGCTACACGCAACCATCAGAAAACGGAACTGCCTAAACGCCCTAAAGAAATTTACCTGGACGATAAAATGGTAGGACAAGCGAGGTTGAGTCCCGATGGCAACTATGTAACCTTTGCCCTCACCAAAAATGCCAATGCCAAAAACACAATCGTTCCGAATTATGTAACCGAAAGTGGCTTTACAGAAGACTTAAACACCCGCACAAAGGTTGGGGCTCCACAAAACACACAGGAGTTTTTTGTTTATGATATCAAACGCGATACGGTACTTCAGGTAAAAACTGAAGAAGTGCCGGGTATCAATGATGTTCCCGCTTACCTCATTGATGCTAAAAAAGAAGAAGGCAAAGACAAAAAGCCGCAAGCAAGAGCCGTTTCGTTTTTCGGTCCGGTTTATTCCGATGATGGCAAACATGCTGTTGTTCAGTTGCGCGCTGCCGATAATAAAGACCGGTGGATCATGTTGCTCAATGTTGCTACTCAAAAGCTTTCATTAATCGATCGGCAGCATGATGATGCGTGGGTTGGTGGCCCGGGTAGTTTTACGTTTGGCTGGATTACCAACAACGAACTTTATTTTGCTTCAGAAGAGTCAGGATATGCACACCTGTACACTTACACGATCTCCACGAAAAATAAAAAGGCCCTTACATCGGGTAAGTATGAAGTGCAGCAGGTTACCCTTTCACGCGACAAGAAAAACTTTTACCTGATCACCAACGAAGTACATCCGGGAGAAAAACACTTTTATAAACTTCCGGTAACGGGAGGTAAGGCTGAACGCTTAACCACCACAACCGGAGCAAACGAAGTAACGCTTTCACCCGATGAAAAAATGCTGGCCATTCGTTATTCATACAGCAACAAACCATGGGAGTTATTTCTGCAGGAAAACAAAACAAACGCAAAGCCTCAGCAAATCACCAACTCATTAACAAATGAATTTAAATCATACGCGTGGCGCGATCCAGTGCTCACCACTTTCAAAGCACGAGATGGAGCCGATGTTTACACACGTTTATACAAACCTGAAAAGCCCAATGGCGCAGCTGTAATTTTTGTACACGGAGCAGGCTATTTACAAAATGCCCACAAGTGGTGGAGCAGCTATTTCCGTGAATACATGTTTCACAACCTGCTGGTTGACAAAGGCTATACGGTGATTGATTTGGACTACCGCGCCAGTGCCGGTTATGGTCGAGATTGGCGGACGGGCATTTATCAATTTATGGGCGGAAAGGATTTAACCGATCATGTTGATGGTGCAGCGTGGCTGGTTAAAGAACATGGTATTGACGCAAAACGCATTGGTATTTACGGTGGTTCATACGGTGGCTTTATCACGCTGATGGGCATGTTTACTACGCCTGATGTTTTTGCTGCCGGTGCTGCCCTTCGGCCCGTTACGGATTGGGCACATTACAATCATCCGTATACTTCCAATATTCTTAACCTTCCCTACTCTGATAGCGTGGCGTATGCCAAAAGCTCACCCATCTATCATGCCGAAGGACTAAAAGGTGCGCTGCTAATGTGCCATGGCATGATTGATGTGAACGTGCACTTTCAGGACGTGGTGCGTTTATCGCAACGTCTGATTGAACTTGGGAAAGACAATTGGGAACTTGCTGTATATCCCCTGGAAGACCACGGCTTTGTTGAGCCAAGCAGTTGGACGGATGAATACAAACGGATTTTGAAGTTGTTTGAAGATAACCTGAGATAA
- a CDS encoding glycosyl hydrolase, which produces MQTKITCLLAAIVLASTLYAQKSKPTATPVTPAFNAEDYKSLKWRNIGPFRGGRSNAVSGVINNNQIYYTGYTGGGVWKTENAGLSWFNISDGFFKTSSVGDIAVSESDPNVIYVGMGEHAIRGVMTSYGDGVYKSTDGGKTWKNTGLEKTRHISDVVIHPTNPDVVWVAAQGAAHGASADRGIYKTTDGGQTWKKVLYVDENTGASSLSLDANNPRILYAATWQHRRLPWQVQSGGAGCNVWKSVDGGETWNKINEGLPAQMGKIGLSVSRANPNRVYAIVEAEKSKAGVYRSDDGGKKWNHMTSDQNLTSRSWYYMEIFADPTQADIVYVLNAPMMMSIDGGKTFQNVAVGHGDCHDLWINPNNGQNMILGDDGGGEITFNGCKSWSSINNQPTAQFYRVITDEVFPYKVYGGQQDNTSVVIASRNNYIGITDKDWFIGPGCECAFIAFDPRNPVLLYGGCYQGSIDVLDLQSNHAKDIRQYPANVLAYDAKDMKYRFNWNAPIITSPHEYKTIYHGGNVLFKTTDGGLSWQVVSPDLTRNDKSRQGPGGAPITNEGAGGENYNTLSYLIESVHEIGVIYTGSDCGFVQLTRDGGKSWQNITPAGLPESLIHSIEVSPHDKATAYVSATRYKFNDYSSMSYKTTDYGKTWTKINNGVDNDDFIKVIREDRKVKDLLYAGSERGFYVSFNGGANWNKLQLNLPVVPITDMTFADNDLVVSTAGRSFWILDDLSAIQQSKGNFTGTKLYQPKPTYKYESFTPSWMDVPPNVGTNPMNGVILDYYLKEKADTNAVATLEILDMNNNVIRKYSSKKDENFKPYPGGPVPSPVLPASAGLNRFAWDFRGETLLDIPSAFVYGDYSGHRVAPGKYKARLSFKGEVSEVTFDLVQDPNLKQVTPEHWKSQQQFMDLVGKSIKGIHQAVIDMRKVKKQIEHHNGLLKDKAEAKAVYEAGVALIKKIDEWEANLVETRQKNFQDVINFPSKLNAQYFDLRAAADNHDPRLTAGVKERYADLEKQWSVYKEQKSALISTDVANYNKQYKDLNIPAVITN; this is translated from the coding sequence ATGCAAACTAAAATCACTTGCTTGCTGGCAGCCATAGTACTGGCAAGCACACTGTATGCCCAAAAGTCAAAACCCACCGCCACACCTGTAACGCCCGCATTTAATGCAGAGGATTACAAAAGCCTGAAATGGCGCAACATTGGACCGTTTCGCGGTGGCCGCTCCAACGCGGTTTCGGGTGTTATTAATAACAATCAAATCTATTATACCGGTTATACCGGAGGTGGTGTTTGGAAAACCGAAAATGCCGGCCTGTCGTGGTTTAATATTTCCGATGGTTTTTTCAAAACGAGTTCAGTTGGCGACATCGCGGTGAGCGAATCCGATCCAAATGTTATTTATGTGGGCATGGGCGAACATGCCATTCGTGGGGTGATGACCAGCTATGGCGATGGTGTTTACAAATCAACCGATGGCGGAAAAACATGGAAGAATACCGGATTGGAAAAGACACGTCATATTTCAGATGTAGTTATTCATCCCACCAATCCCGATGTTGTATGGGTAGCCGCCCAGGGTGCTGCGCATGGAGCAAGTGCCGATAGGGGAATCTATAAAACCACCGATGGTGGTCAAACCTGGAAAAAAGTTTTGTATGTAGATGAAAATACAGGGGCATCATCATTAAGTCTTGATGCCAACAACCCCAGGATTTTATATGCTGCCACCTGGCAACACCGCAGGTTGCCCTGGCAAGTGCAGAGTGGTGGAGCCGGTTGCAACGTGTGGAAGTCGGTTGATGGTGGAGAGACCTGGAATAAAATCAACGAAGGCTTGCCGGCACAAATGGGCAAAATTGGTTTAAGTGTTTCACGTGCCAATCCTAATCGTGTGTATGCGATCGTTGAAGCGGAGAAATCAAAAGCAGGCGTTTACCGTTCCGATGATGGCGGTAAAAAATGGAACCACATGACCAGCGATCAGAACCTGACATCACGCTCGTGGTATTACATGGAAATCTTTGCTGATCCCACTCAAGCTGATATTGTTTACGTGCTTAACGCACCCATGATGATGTCTATCGATGGCGGCAAAACATTTCAGAATGTAGCCGTTGGCCATGGCGATTGCCATGATTTATGGATTAATCCAAACAACGGACAGAACATGATTTTGGGTGATGATGGAGGAGGCGAAATAACGTTCAACGGATGTAAGAGCTGGTCGAGCATTAACAATCAACCAACCGCACAGTTTTACAGGGTGATTACGGATGAAGTGTTTCCGTATAAAGTTTATGGCGGGCAGCAGGACAACACCTCAGTAGTGATTGCCAGCAGGAACAATTATATCGGCATTACCGATAAAGATTGGTTTATCGGGCCCGGGTGTGAGTGCGCGTTCATTGCCTTTGATCCAAGAAATCCGGTTCTACTATATGGTGGTTGTTACCAGGGAAGCATTGATGTTCTCGATTTACAAAGCAACCATGCTAAGGACATCCGTCAGTATCCTGCCAATGTATTAGCGTACGATGCTAAGGACATGAAATATCGTTTCAACTGGAATGCGCCCATCATCACCTCTCCGCACGAGTACAAAACCATTTATCACGGTGGAAATGTGTTGTTCAAAACTACCGATGGGGGACTTTCATGGCAAGTAGTTAGCCCTGACCTGACGCGCAACGATAAAAGCAGGCAAGGTCCGGGTGGCGCTCCCATCACCAATGAGGGCGCAGGCGGTGAGAATTACAATACGCTGAGCTATCTGATTGAATCCGTGCATGAAATAGGTGTGATTTACACCGGCAGTGATTGTGGCTTTGTTCAGCTTACACGCGATGGCGGAAAAAGCTGGCAGAACATTACCCCTGCTGGATTGCCAGAAAGCCTGATTCACTCAATTGAAGTTTCACCGCATGATAAGGCAACAGCTTATGTTTCTGCTACCCGGTATAAATTCAATGACTATTCATCCATGAGTTACAAAACCACCGACTACGGAAAGACGTGGACAAAGATTAATAACGGTGTGGATAATGATGATTTCATCAAAGTGATTCGTGAAGACAGGAAAGTTAAGGACTTGCTGTATGCAGGATCGGAGAGAGGGTTTTATGTTTCCTTTAACGGAGGTGCAAACTGGAATAAGCTGCAATTAAACCTGCCGGTAGTGCCCATCACCGATATGACCTTTGCTGATAATGATCTGGTGGTCTCTACAGCAGGAAGGTCATTCTGGATTCTGGATGACTTGAGTGCGATTCAGCAATCCAAAGGAAATTTTACCGGCACAAAATTGTATCAGCCCAAACCTACATATAAATACGAAAGCTTCACCCCATCGTGGATGGATGTTCCACCCAACGTTGGCACCAACCCAATGAACGGAGTAATACTGGATTATTATCTTAAAGAGAAAGCAGATACCAATGCGGTGGCTACATTGGAGATTTTGGATATGAACAACAACGTAATCCGCAAATATTCCAGCAAGAAAGATGAGAATTTCAAACCTTACCCGGGCGGGCCAGTACCCTCACCGGTGCTGCCGGCCAGTGCCGGCCTGAACAGGTTTGCGTGGGATTTTCGTGGTGAGACATTATTGGATATCCCCAGTGCCTTTGTGTATGGCGATTACAGTGGGCATCGTGTGGCCCCGGGTAAGTACAAAGCCAGGCTTTCTTTTAAAGGCGAAGTTTCGGAGGTAACATTTGATTTGGTTCAGGATCCTAACCTGAAACAGGTTACCCCTGAACATTGGAAGTCGCAGCAACAATTTATGGACCTGGTGGGCAAATCCATTAAAGGTATCCACCAGGCAGTGATTGACATGCGAAAAGTCAAGAAGCAGATAGAACATCATAACGGATTGCTGAAAGATAAGGCAGAGGCCAAAGCTGTTTATGAAGCCGGTGTTGCATTGATAAAGAAGATTGATGAGTGGGAAGCTAACTTGGTAGAAACCCGCCAAAAGAATTTTCAGGATGTTATCAACTTTCCAAGTAAGCTAAACGCACAATATTTCGACTTGCGTGCTGCTGCTGATAATCACGATCCCCGTTTGACTGCAGGTGTAAAGGAACGCTATGCTGATCTGGAAAAGCAATGGAGCGTGTATAAAGAACAGAAAAGTGCTTTGATCAGCACCGATGTTGCCAATTATAATAAGCAGTATAAAGATTTGAACATTCCTGCCGTTATTACCAACTAA